In one window of Opitutus sp. GAS368 DNA:
- the def gene encoding peptide deformylase, whose translation MVLKIVHFNEPILRKKGAKVTAFNAALAKLAADMVETMHAAEGIGLAAQQVGQAIQLCVIDLRPAEAEFAWEYDGARPPLEIFMPLALVNPEVTVVPKPETVYEEGCLSFPQIRGDVVRPDEITVKFQDPAGQAHVLRCTGLLSRCVQHEVDHLNGILYIDRMAKDVLAVIDPELKALKKQTREAAKK comes from the coding sequence ATGGTGCTGAAAATAGTTCACTTCAATGAGCCCATCCTGCGCAAAAAAGGCGCGAAAGTGACGGCGTTCAACGCCGCGCTCGCCAAGCTGGCGGCCGACATGGTGGAGACCATGCACGCGGCGGAGGGCATCGGGCTCGCGGCCCAGCAGGTCGGCCAAGCCATCCAGCTCTGCGTCATCGACCTCCGGCCCGCCGAGGCGGAGTTTGCCTGGGAATATGACGGCGCCCGGCCACCCCTGGAAATTTTCATGCCGCTGGCCCTGGTGAACCCCGAGGTGACCGTCGTGCCGAAGCCCGAGACCGTCTACGAGGAGGGCTGCCTGTCCTTTCCCCAGATCCGCGGCGACGTGGTGCGGCCGGACGAGATCACGGTCAAGTTCCAGGACCCCGCCGGCCAGGCCCACGTGCTGCGCTGCACCGGCCTGCTCTCGCGCTGCGTGCAGCACGAGGTCGACCACCTCAACGGGATCCTCTACATCGACCGGATGGCCAAAGACGTGCTCGCTGTCATCGACCCGGAATTGAAAGCGCTCAAGAAACAGACCCGCGAGGCGGCGAAGAAGTGA
- a CDS encoding cob(I)yrinic acid a,c-diamide adenosyltransferase, with protein sequence MTPRSIATRTGDDGTTSLLYGQRVPKDHPQIAAVGALDELNAALGFAKATRPAGGSPAELERIQQELVAFMGEVACAEANAARYDESKFAKIDAAALARIDAAVAAIEARSPKFDGWATPGANLHAAALDLARTAARRAERQLIGLPKQGRSVRPVLLQYLNRLSDLLWLMGREAEG encoded by the coding sequence ATGACGCCCCGCTCCATCGCCACCCGCACGGGGGACGACGGCACCACTTCCCTGCTCTACGGCCAGCGGGTGCCCAAGGACCACCCGCAGATCGCGGCGGTCGGCGCACTCGACGAACTGAACGCCGCGCTCGGCTTTGCCAAGGCCACCCGCCCCGCCGGCGGCAGCCCGGCCGAGCTCGAGCGCATCCAGCAGGAACTCGTCGCCTTCATGGGCGAGGTCGCCTGCGCCGAGGCCAACGCCGCGCGCTACGACGAATCGAAATTCGCGAAGATCGACGCCGCGGCCCTCGCCCGGATCGACGCCGCCGTGGCCGCCATCGAGGCCCGCTCGCCAAAATTCGACGGCTGGGCCACGCCCGGCGCCAACCTGCACGCCGCCGCGCTCGACCTGGCCCGCACCGCGGCCCGCCGCGCCGAGCGGCAGTTGATCGGCTTGCCGAAGCAGGGCCGCAGCGTGCGGCCGGTGCTGCTGCAATACCTGAACCGGTTGTCCGACCTGCTCTGGCTCATGGGCCGGGAAGCGGAGGGTTGA
- a CDS encoding DUF6580 family putative transport protein, with protein MRTAAIVLILLALGYRLLPTLDMTWANFPPFAAIAFCGAVYFRDKRLWFLPFAGLCLTDLYINWFYAREYGYHLEWTGYVGRIVCYTLGLGLGAWVSSRKSWLWLLNGSLLGAVLFYLITNTLSWSTDAFYAKTLAGWWQALTIGHPEYPPTIFFFKNTLFGDLMFTGLFSGVMEWIAHTAKEPNLIDGEDGEKEKEDEGEPAEVKAKD; from the coding sequence ATGCGCACCGCCGCCATCGTCCTCATCCTGCTCGCGCTGGGCTACCGCCTGCTGCCGACCTTGGACATGACCTGGGCGAATTTCCCGCCGTTCGCCGCCATCGCTTTCTGCGGCGCCGTCTATTTCCGGGACAAGCGGCTCTGGTTCCTGCCCTTTGCCGGTCTCTGCCTGACCGATCTCTACATCAATTGGTTCTATGCCCGGGAATACGGCTACCACCTGGAGTGGACCGGCTATGTCGGCCGCATCGTCTGCTACACTCTCGGCCTCGGCCTGGGCGCGTGGGTCTCGAGCCGCAAGTCCTGGCTCTGGCTGCTGAACGGTTCGCTGCTCGGCGCCGTGCTGTTCTATCTCATCACCAACACGCTCTCGTGGTCGACCGATGCCTTCTACGCCAAGACCCTCGCCGGCTGGTGGCAGGCGCTGACGATCGGTCACCCGGAATACCCGCCGACGATCTTTTTCTTCAAGAACACCCTGTTCGGCGACCTGATGTTCACCGGCCTCTTCTCCGGCGTCATGGAGTGGATCGCCCACACCGCAAAGGAGCCCAACCTGATCGATGGCGAGGACGGGGAGAAGGAAAAGGAGGACGAGGGCGAGCCGGCCGAGGTGAAGGCGAAGGATTGA
- a CDS encoding GAF domain-containing protein, which produces MTVKAKAAAKATGSRAPTAPRESISALRGRLRRTEMLIKLSQRVAVIDSLDDLLATLVEIIANETNAERGTLFLNDAATNELFSRTAQGTFNREIRLLNNSGVAGSVFQSGEGLIIHDPYKDKRFNDEIDRKTGFVTQSILCAPIKTARGEIIGVVQTLNKREGRFTPEDLDLLEAMASQASVALQSSQFIEGMKKTRQQEMEFLDLVADITSSLDLSVLLRRVMSEATRMLKADRSTLFLNNEKTDELWSEVGEGLNAVQIKLPNTAGIAGAVFQSGKTINIPHAYADLRFNPAFDKKTGYFTRSILCVPVVNKNGKCIGVTQALNKRGGPFTAEDEARLKAFTAQVSIALENAKLFDDVQNMRNYNQSVLESMSSGVITLGEDGRIHTCNAAGFRIFKVREADVIGKPAAEFLTGPNAWVLDRLKALDASGAKADTLMDAAIEVRGEKLNVNLTLQPLISLKGKRLGSMLMLEDISSEKRMKSTMARYMDPGLADQLLAAGGEALGGASVEATMLFSDIRAFTTLTEELGAQGTVALLNEYFTLMVQCITDEGGMLDKFIGDAMMAEFGIPVAHGDDPDRAMRAAIKMITELRSLNQRRQARGQKPIQMGVGLNTDHVISGNIGSPKRMDYTVIGDGVNLASRLESACKEYSAQILCSEFTYRKLKGTYRMRDIDRVIVKGKTEPIGVYEVLDFHTEETFPHMPEVIGLFRGALGYYRKGEFDRAIKQFQEALALHPGDKLSATYIERCEYLKVHPPADKWEGVWVMKSK; this is translated from the coding sequence ATGACCGTTAAAGCCAAGGCCGCCGCCAAGGCCACCGGGTCGCGCGCGCCCACGGCGCCCCGCGAAAGCATCTCCGCCCTCCGCGGCCGGCTGCGCCGGACGGAAATGCTCATCAAGCTGTCGCAGCGCGTCGCCGTCATCGACAGCCTCGACGACCTGCTCGCCACGCTGGTCGAGATCATCGCCAACGAGACCAACGCCGAGCGCGGCACCCTGTTCCTCAACGACGCCGCCACGAACGAACTCTTCTCGCGCACCGCCCAGGGCACCTTCAACCGCGAGATCCGCCTGCTGAACAACTCCGGCGTCGCCGGCTCCGTCTTCCAGAGCGGCGAGGGGTTGATCATCCACGATCCCTACAAGGACAAGCGCTTCAACGACGAGATCGACCGCAAGACCGGCTTCGTCACCCAGTCCATCCTCTGCGCGCCGATCAAAACCGCCCGCGGCGAGATCATCGGCGTCGTCCAGACCCTGAACAAGCGCGAGGGCCGCTTCACCCCCGAGGATCTCGACCTGCTCGAGGCGATGGCCTCGCAGGCCTCCGTCGCGCTGCAGAGCTCGCAGTTCATCGAGGGGATGAAAAAGACCCGTCAGCAGGAGATGGAGTTTCTCGACCTCGTGGCCGACATCACCAGCTCGCTCGACCTGTCCGTGCTGCTGCGCCGCGTGATGAGCGAGGCCACCCGCATGCTGAAGGCCGACCGTTCCACGCTTTTCCTCAACAACGAGAAGACCGACGAACTCTGGTCCGAGGTGGGCGAGGGCCTCAACGCCGTGCAGATCAAGCTGCCGAACACCGCGGGCATCGCCGGCGCCGTGTTCCAGTCGGGCAAGACCATCAACATCCCGCACGCCTACGCCGACCTGCGCTTCAACCCGGCGTTCGACAAGAAGACCGGCTATTTCACCCGCTCCATCCTCTGCGTGCCGGTGGTGAACAAGAACGGCAAGTGCATCGGCGTCACCCAGGCCCTCAACAAGCGCGGCGGCCCCTTCACCGCGGAGGACGAGGCGCGCCTCAAGGCCTTCACCGCCCAGGTCTCCATCGCCCTCGAGAACGCCAAGCTCTTCGACGACGTGCAGAACATGCGGAACTACAACCAGTCCGTGCTCGAGAGCATGTCGAGCGGCGTCATCACGCTGGGCGAGGACGGCCGCATCCACACCTGCAACGCCGCCGGTTTCCGCATCTTCAAGGTGCGCGAGGCCGACGTGATCGGCAAACCCGCCGCCGAGTTCCTCACCGGCCCCAACGCCTGGGTGCTCGACCGCCTGAAGGCCCTCGACGCCAGCGGCGCGAAGGCCGACACGCTGATGGACGCGGCCATCGAGGTGCGCGGGGAGAAACTCAACGTCAACCTCACGCTCCAGCCGCTCATCAGCCTCAAGGGCAAGCGCCTCGGCTCGATGCTCATGCTCGAGGACATCTCCTCCGAGAAGCGCATGAAGTCCACCATGGCGCGCTACATGGACCCGGGCCTGGCCGACCAGCTGCTCGCCGCGGGCGGCGAGGCGCTCGGCGGGGCGAGCGTCGAGGCCACGATGCTCTTTTCCGACATCCGCGCGTTCACCACGCTCACCGAGGAGCTTGGGGCGCAAGGCACGGTCGCGCTGCTCAACGAATATTTCACGCTGATGGTGCAGTGCATCACCGACGAGGGCGGCATGCTCGACAAGTTCATCGGTGACGCGATGATGGCCGAGTTCGGCATCCCGGTGGCGCATGGGGACGATCCCGACCGGGCGATGCGCGCGGCCATCAAGATGATCACGGAACTGCGCTCGCTGAACCAGCGGCGCCAGGCCCGCGGCCAGAAGCCCATCCAGATGGGCGTCGGCCTCAACACCGACCACGTGATCTCCGGCAACATCGGCTCGCCGAAGCGCATGGATTACACGGTCATCGGCGACGGCGTGAATCTCGCCTCGCGGCTCGAGAGCGCGTGCAAGGAATATTCCGCGCAGATCCTCTGCTCCGAGTTCACCTACCGGAAGCTCAAGGGCACCTACCGCATGCGCGACATCGACCGGGTCATCGTCAAGGGCAAGACCGAGCCCATCGGCGTCTACGAGGTGCTGGATTTCCACACCGAGGAGACGTTCCCGCACATGCCGGAGGTCATCGGCCTGTTCCGTGGCGCGCTCGGCTACTACCGCAAGGGCGAGTTCGACCGGGCGATCAAGCAGTTCCAGGAAGCGCTCGCACTGCACCCCGGCGACAAGCTCAGCGCGACCTACATCGAGCGCTGTGAATACCTCAAAGTGCACCCGCCCGCGGACAAGTGGGAAGGCGTGTGGGTGATGAAGTCGAAGTAG